The following coding sequences are from one Humulus lupulus chromosome X, drHumLupu1.1, whole genome shotgun sequence window:
- the LOC133804237 gene encoding uncharacterized protein LOC133804237, translating to MIKTLNPYASTAKTAEIMSRYRPIAPKPETPSSPTSETPPLPTTTTTPSSNTTSQKIRQSPYLRNLWPQLQARPTRTRKRGRAALSPSTTLKRQRTHALGQSPAPSHVAFPANNILQGFTHGLSQLSAPHLLDQKPTNSLVTLPLLPCHPPSTPVVSKHDWIKAFGEENPVIDLNTIAEVPEEKDLLKQLQRLPTSPTTTNVIAPQPVRPVGSIICVRSISEDLAQSLVAQAPKNPEEVEAEVESEVLPVVISDSNNKVRMANSAYKELVGQPECSWLDSMVTSTEGRLGLGGGSCKRIGGEVALQFSDTTVPFSSNGFSCWVRIEWGSDGNKNSVKAFCDVIRISCEPKDYVFTWRFHIHTREASQSSCNV from the coding sequence ATGATCAAGACCCTCAATCCTTATGCTTCGACAGCTAAAACGGCTGAGATTATGTCAAGGTACAGGCCTATAGCTCCAAAGCCAGAGACACCATCGAGTCCCACAAGTGAAACGCCGCCACTGCCTACTACTACGACGACGCCGTCCAGTAATACTACATCACAAAAGATTAGGCAGTCCCCTTACCTGAGAAATCTTTGGCCACAATTGCAGGCTCGGCCCACCAGAACCAGGAAGAGAGGTCGAGCTGCTTTATCACCATCCACTACTCTTAAGCGCCAAAGGACTCACGCACTTGGGCAATCTCCAGCTCCTAGCCATGTGGCTTTCCCGGCAAACAACATCTTGCAAGGTTTTACTCATGGGCTTTCCCAGCTCTCCGCTCCACACCTCTTGGATCAGAAGCCCACTAACAGTTTGGTGACACTGCCTCTCCTCCCATGTCATCCTCCTTCGACCCCCGTTGTTTCAAAGCATGATTGGATAAAAGCTTTTGGTGAAGAGAATCCGGTTATAGACTTGAATACCATAGCTGAAGTTCCTGAAGAGAAAGATCTTTTGAAACAGCTGCAGAGGCTTCCAACCAGCCCCACCACCACCAATGTCATTGCACCACAACCCGTTAGACCGGTGGGGTCCATCATATGCGTGCGGTCGATAAGCGAGGATCTGGCCCAATCCTTGGTAGCTCAAGCTCCCAAGAATCCAGAGGAAGTTGAGGCGGAGGTCGAGTCTGAGGTCCTGCCAGTTGTGATATCAGACTCCAACAACAAAGTTAGGATGGCAAATTCTGCTTACAAGGAGTTAGTTGGTCAGCCCGAATGTTCCTGGCTCGATTCCATGGTGACCAGTACGGAGGGACGGCTCGGACTCGGAGGCGGGTCATGCAAGAGAATCGGCGGAGAGGTGGCGCTTCAGTTCTCCGACACAACTGTGCCGTTTTCTTCAAATGGGTTCTCCTGCTGGGTGAGGATAGAATGGGGAAGTGATGGGAATAAGAATTCAGTCAAAGCTTTCTGTGATGTAATCAGAATATCATGCGAGCCAAAGGACTACGTCTTCACTTGGAGGTTCCATATCCACACCAGAGAGGCATCTCAATCAAGTTGTAATGTTTGA